From Arachis hypogaea cultivar Tifrunner chromosome 3, arahy.Tifrunner.gnm2.J5K5, whole genome shotgun sequence:
gcttttgatcttgttgtttgcATTAAAAAGCACCCAGTCAAGTCGCCCATGTCCATTGTGGGAACTGCCGGACAACACTCATGTATCCTTACGGAGCTCCTTCTGTCAAATGTGCACTTTGCCAATATGTTACTAATGTCAATGTAAGTATACATTTAAAGCGTTAGTTAATATGTGGATTGATTATATATTCTCATCAATGCTTCAATatgccaaaaaaataaaattcaagttCATTTTCCATTATTGTTGCTTCATTTAAATGTAAAATTTGATAAATTCCTgaaatcattttaattttcttcttttaaataaTTGGTTTCTTTGATATGCATGCCACTAATTTTTTCTCACAGTAATTGATTGGATCTCAAAATGGAATTTTAAAACCCACTCATACGGAGTAGGGTAACTACAATTTGTGTAACATCCCTATCTTTTTATAGATGAACAATGGAAGGCTTCCAATCCCAGTCCATAGACCTAATGGAACAACCAACTATGGGACAGTACCCTCTACTTCAACAGtatgtttttaaatttaaatatatagaaATATAGTGATTATGAAAcgttatggtgaattgatgatTTTCTATTGTGGTATCATGAATATGTATATGATTCTATTTCACTTCCTGCAGTCGATGCCCCAATCTCAGACCCAAACCGTTGTGATAGAGAATCCCATGACTGTTGATTCAAATGGAAAATTGGTAATTGTCATCTATTTTcagtttcttttttttgttcatttgtATATGTTTTTTTTGGTAACTTCAGCCAGCAAGACTGACTGACATGAAATTTGACATGTTGCAGGTTAGCAATGTTGTTGTTGGGGTTACAACAGATAAAAAATAATGGAATAAGATTTAGAAGCATAGTGTACAACAAATTATCACAGTGCTGTCATAGGAAgatgttttttcttctttttcttgtgtaTAATGATGTTGCAGCCTGCAATGATTTCAATTGAAATGAATCTTTTGTCCAATGCCAGAGTTGGAGGGTATCATATCATATATGCATGTATATGAATTGAGGAGGACAAGTCGTGTAAAGGG
This genomic window contains:
- the LOC112734326 gene encoding protein LSD1; this encodes MQSQLVCNGCRSILLYPRGATNVCCALCNTITSVPPPGMEMSQLVCGGCRTLLMYTRGATSVRCSCCQTVNLAPPAPSQVAHVHCGNCRTTLMYPYGAPSVKCALCQYVTNVNMNNGRLPIPVHRPNGTTNYGTVPSTSTSMPQSQTQTVVIENPMTVDSNGKLVSNVVVGVTTDKK